A stretch of Paenibacillus mucilaginosus 3016 DNA encodes these proteins:
- a CDS encoding sensor histidine kinase, with product MPSAILSRWKRFIDRYVKGFHSIAVQLYLLFFISILIPVLIGGYLSYQKSARMIEEQVSHVATLTIKQVRDNLDFVFKRLDDTSMRLFSSPLIQEALEGSGSSEPFEQYKLNYDAKQFLYQIIMNMPEIMDIYILDVNRENSVISSSIQSLTDPWETEWYRRIVEADGRTVWFGLSNISYLKGVDMGIPVFGVGRTVKEVETGRIIGVMFIEVRGKVLTDTLGEMRFGRTGYTYLVDEGNRFAYHGDASLYGQRSALQLPGQTEVLEVEGRQQMVIPAELGNGWKVTGIVPLEELVAGTVEIRDLTVWIALGSGVVALIMGYYVAQRIGRPLVHLSQLMHRGETGDLTVRSPIQGRNEIGRLSRSFNKMIARIQQLIERIAEEESEKKKAEIRALRYQINPHFLYNTLNTIRWMAKLQRTDDVAAMISTLVHILESSLERTGPIVTLGEELQLLEKYMIIQQYRYNNGVTLSVQCPQELSGLTMPRMLLQPVVENAIFHGIAPRDDKGSVGITVYRQGEDAVIVIEDDGVGIPAEKLPYLLGGAGGSRTGGMTRIGLSHVHQTLQLYYGSDYGVTVESREGTGTRVQLTFPIRQKEDAYVQSSAG from the coding sequence ATGCCAAGCGCCATCCTCTCCCGGTGGAAACGGTTTATCGACCGGTATGTCAAAGGTTTTCATTCTATTGCGGTCCAGCTCTACCTGCTCTTCTTCATCTCGATCCTGATCCCGGTTCTGATCGGAGGCTACCTGTCTTATCAGAAGTCGGCCCGCATGATTGAAGAGCAGGTCAGCCACGTGGCTACCCTCACGATCAAGCAGGTGCGCGATAACCTGGACTTCGTCTTCAAGCGGCTCGACGACACCTCAATGCGGCTGTTCAGTTCCCCGCTGATCCAGGAAGCGCTTGAAGGCAGCGGTTCTTCGGAGCCCTTCGAGCAGTATAAGCTGAACTATGATGCCAAGCAGTTCCTCTACCAGATCATAATGAACATGCCGGAGATTATGGACATCTATATTCTCGATGTGAACCGGGAGAACTCCGTGATCTCCTCCTCAATTCAGAGTCTGACCGACCCGTGGGAGACGGAGTGGTACAGGCGGATCGTCGAAGCGGACGGCCGTACGGTCTGGTTCGGGCTCTCCAATATCTCCTATCTCAAAGGCGTGGACATGGGCATCCCGGTGTTCGGGGTGGGGCGGACCGTCAAGGAGGTCGAGACCGGACGCATCATCGGCGTCATGTTCATCGAGGTCCGGGGCAAGGTGCTGACCGATACGCTAGGGGAGATGCGGTTTGGCCGTACCGGCTATACGTACCTTGTCGATGAGGGAAACCGGTTCGCATACCACGGGGATGCCTCCCTGTACGGCCAGCGCTCCGCGCTGCAGCTGCCCGGGCAGACCGAAGTGCTGGAGGTGGAAGGCCGCCAGCAGATGGTCATCCCGGCGGAGCTCGGCAACGGCTGGAAGGTCACCGGCATCGTCCCGCTGGAGGAGCTCGTGGCCGGAACGGTGGAGATCCGCGACCTCACGGTATGGATCGCCTTGGGCTCGGGTGTGGTGGCCCTGATCATGGGCTACTATGTGGCCCAGCGGATCGGCCGCCCGCTCGTGCACCTGAGCCAGCTCATGCACCGGGGGGAGACAGGCGACCTGACGGTGCGTTCCCCGATCCAGGGGCGCAACGAGATCGGGCGGCTCAGCCGCAGCTTCAACAAGATGATTGCCCGGATCCAGCAGCTCATCGAGCGGATAGCCGAAGAGGAGAGCGAGAAGAAGAAGGCCGAGATCCGGGCGCTCCGCTACCAGATCAACCCGCATTTTTTGTATAACACGCTCAATACGATCCGCTGGATGGCCAAGCTGCAGCGCACCGACGATGTGGCGGCCATGATTTCGACGCTCGTGCATATTCTCGAGTCGAGTCTGGAGCGGACCGGTCCGATCGTCACCTTGGGAGAGGAACTTCAGCTGCTGGAGAAGTATATGATCATCCAGCAGTACCGCTACAACAATGGCGTTACGCTGAGCGTGCAGTGTCCCCAGGAGCTGTCCGGCCTGACGATGCCGAGGATGCTGCTGCAGCCGGTGGTGGAGAACGCGATCTTCCACGGGATTGCGCCGAGGGATGACAAGGGCTCGGTCGGCATCACGGTCTACCGGCAGGGGGAGGACGCGGTCATTGTGATCGAGGACGACGGGGTCGGCATCCCAGCGGAGAAGCTGCCTTACCTGCTTGGCGGGGCCGGGGGCAGCCGTACGGGCGGCATGACGCGCATCGGGCTATCCCACGTTCACCAGACGCTTCAGCTCTACTACGGCAGCGATTACGGGGTCACCGTGGAGAGCCGGGAGGGCACGGGGACGCGGGTGCAGCTTACATTTCCGATTAGACAAAAGGAGGACGCTTATGTACAGAGTTCTGCTGGTTGA
- a CDS encoding response regulator yields the protein MYRVLLVDDEPLARMGLRETFDWEGSGYRVVGEASNGRSALPWIERGEVDILITDIAMPVMDGMELMRQVRESFPSVKIILLSCHSDFAYVREGIRMGATDYLLKPTMQPTDLKEVLNKARSQAEEERRIRDLVEHREQVRRREELEKAFARLLLGEGTEESAAVEPPWLASGYRAVVAELDGAARLRSEEGGIYTEILMEELQESFYEEYGGEGIALRVGAEQLILVLKSTDGLERLQAKAAERGCTLTLGVSGPAAGAVDFRRAVREGREAARLRFYEGPGAVRPYRAEPGGGGAPQSGRGAKEPQEALLAALEAQTAGGRAEEAASLLDELAALWSEQRPSPAEVKRQARGLLAALRRPADAGSEAAERIEALQGMESLEEVRLLLQEALRSLQEPGEPAAVPEDAGLHRRIVSQALQYLGANYTRNISLQDVADHVAVSRNYFSELFKKVTGQNFIDHLIHLRLEHACGLLRTTTLRVYEVAELSGFNDVKYFSKAFKKVMKVSPADYREKRPSAGEEGT from the coding sequence ATGTACAGAGTTCTGCTGGTTGATGACGAGCCGCTGGCCCGCATGGGCCTGAGGGAGACGTTCGACTGGGAAGGGAGCGGCTACCGGGTGGTCGGGGAGGCTTCGAACGGGCGCAGTGCCCTGCCCTGGATCGAGCGCGGGGAAGTGGACATTCTCATCACGGACATCGCGATGCCGGTAATGGACGGGATGGAGCTCATGCGTCAGGTCCGGGAGAGCTTCCCGTCGGTGAAGATCATCCTGCTCAGCTGCCACAGCGATTTTGCTTACGTCCGGGAAGGGATTCGGATGGGGGCGACAGATTACCTGCTGAAGCCGACCATGCAGCCGACGGATCTGAAGGAGGTGCTGAACAAGGCACGGAGCCAGGCCGAGGAGGAGCGGCGAATCCGGGACCTGGTGGAGCACCGGGAGCAGGTGCGGCGGAGGGAGGAGCTTGAGAAAGCTTTCGCCAGACTGCTGCTGGGAGAGGGGACGGAGGAGTCCGCTGCTGTGGAGCCGCCGTGGCTCGCATCCGGCTACCGGGCGGTGGTCGCCGAGCTCGACGGGGCGGCCCGGCTGCGCTCGGAGGAGGGCGGCATCTACACGGAGATTCTGATGGAGGAGCTGCAGGAGAGCTTCTATGAGGAGTACGGCGGGGAGGGCATCGCCCTGCGCGTCGGCGCCGAGCAGCTCATTCTCGTCCTGAAGAGCACGGACGGGCTGGAGCGGCTGCAGGCCAAGGCGGCCGAACGGGGCTGCACGCTGACCCTTGGAGTGAGCGGCCCGGCTGCAGGCGCGGTGGATTTCCGGCGTGCCGTGCGGGAGGGGCGGGAGGCAGCGCGTCTGCGCTTCTATGAGGGCCCCGGAGCGGTCCGGCCTTACCGGGCGGAGCCGGGCGGCGGAGGCGCACCGCAGTCCGGCCGGGGGGCGAAGGAGCCGCAGGAGGCGCTGCTCGCCGCACTCGAGGCGCAGACCGCCGGGGGCCGGGCCGAGGAGGCCGCCAGCCTGCTCGACGAGCTGGCGGCCCTCTGGAGCGAGCAGCGTCCGTCTCCGGCGGAGGTGAAGCGCCAGGCCCGGGGCCTGCTGGCGGCGCTGCGCCGCCCGGCGGATGCCGGCAGCGAGGCGGCCGAGCGCATCGAAGCGCTGCAGGGCATGGAGTCGCTCGAGGAGGTGCGGCTGCTGCTCCAGGAGGCGCTGCGTTCGCTCCAGGAGCCGGGGGAACCGGCGGCGGTTCCCGAGGACGCCGGGCTGCACCGGCGGATCGTCTCCCAGGCGCTTCAGTATCTCGGCGCCAACTATACCCGCAACATCTCGCTTCAGGATGTGGCGGACCACGTGGCGGTCTCCCGCAATTACTTCAGCGAGCTTTTCAAGAAGGTGACGGGGCAGAATTTCATCGACCATCTGATCCATCTGCGGCTCGAGCATGCGTGCGGGCTGCTGCGGACCACCACGCTGCGCGTATATGAGGTGGCGGAGCTCTCCGGCTTCAATGATGTCAAATACTTTAGCAAAGCCTTCAAGAAGGTGATGAAGGTGTCTCCTGCCGATTACCGGGAGAAGCGGCCGTCGGCTGGGGAAGAGGGAACCTGA
- a CDS encoding ABC transporter substrate-binding protein: MIEMKWNARVPFVMGAAALALLPLLQACGTDGGSGGSADAGSTGGKVKIKWSTWGNPGELGRFQEFTKDYNAKHPNVEVELIPIPSDYDQKILTQLSGGAAPDVFYAGDAAIVKMIDNGTIADLSTYMKEANSKIKPDSFFPGLWGAAKKGDQIYGVPVDCNPLILWYNKKLLQESGVSVLPADLHEKGEWTWAAFQGVLEKLRAAGKHGFVLDNSWTNYYSFATSNGGTIYNEKGDFVADKDPKTVEAFKFLYDNVKQKNMTFAGTLPKGQGGDAMFMSNQVGFVTAGRWYLPIFKQNKDLQFDIVPYPTNTGKKIEPAAIAAAYMVMNKSTKHPKEAFDFINEFNAKEGQTFRLQGGGNAVPSVEGADAVVMEGNVPEHAKFFLDTRGIGFALMPAEAGVPGLSKVITDEMESLWLKDGKLDETLKSLGTKANQKIQEYKSGK; encoded by the coding sequence ATGATCGAGATGAAGTGGAATGCACGCGTACCGTTTGTTATGGGGGCTGCCGCCCTCGCTCTGCTTCCGCTGCTGCAGGCCTGCGGCACGGACGGGGGATCGGGAGGCTCGGCGGATGCGGGTTCGACCGGCGGGAAGGTCAAGATCAAGTGGTCGACATGGGGGAATCCGGGCGAGCTCGGACGCTTCCAGGAATTCACGAAGGACTACAACGCCAAGCATCCGAACGTGGAAGTGGAGCTCATTCCGATTCCGTCCGACTACGACCAGAAGATTCTGACCCAGCTGAGCGGCGGTGCTGCACCGGACGTGTTCTACGCCGGCGATGCGGCGATCGTCAAGATGATCGATAACGGCACGATCGCCGACCTGTCTACATACATGAAAGAAGCGAACAGCAAAATCAAGCCGGACTCGTTCTTCCCGGGCCTGTGGGGGGCGGCGAAGAAGGGGGACCAGATCTACGGGGTGCCGGTGGACTGCAACCCGCTCATCCTCTGGTACAACAAGAAGCTGCTCCAGGAATCCGGTGTCAGCGTCCTGCCTGCCGATCTGCATGAGAAGGGCGAATGGACCTGGGCTGCCTTCCAGGGCGTGCTGGAGAAGCTGCGGGCGGCCGGCAAGCACGGCTTCGTGCTCGACAACTCGTGGACGAACTATTACAGCTTCGCAACCTCCAACGGCGGCACCATCTACAACGAGAAAGGGGATTTCGTAGCGGACAAGGATCCGAAGACCGTCGAGGCCTTCAAATTCCTGTATGACAATGTGAAGCAAAAGAACATGACCTTCGCCGGCACGCTGCCGAAGGGCCAGGGCGGGGACGCGATGTTCATGTCCAACCAGGTGGGCTTCGTTACGGCGGGCCGCTGGTACCTCCCGATTTTCAAGCAGAACAAGGATCTGCAGTTCGACATCGTCCCATACCCGACGAATACGGGCAAGAAGATCGAACCGGCGGCGATCGCCGCAGCCTATATGGTCATGAACAAGAGCACGAAGCATCCGAAGGAAGCGTTCGACTTCATCAATGAATTCAATGCCAAGGAAGGCCAGACCTTCCGTCTGCAGGGCGGCGGCAATGCGGTGCCGTCCGTGGAAGGGGCCGACGCGGTTGTGATGGAGGGCAATGTGCCGGAGCATGCGAAGTTCTTCCTCGACACACGGGGCATCGGCTTTGCTCTGATGCCGGCCGAAGCGGGCGTACCTGGACTGAGCAAGGTGATAACGGATGAGATGGAATCGCTCTGGCTGAAGGACGGCAAGCTCGATGAGACGCTGAAATCGCTCGGCACGAAGGCGAACCAGAAGATCCAAGAATACAAGTCGGGCAAGTAG
- a CDS encoding carbohydrate ABC transporter permease — translation MNKRLSEGLWGYLFILPQSLGLLVFALIPLVSAFTLSLMKWDGFGAKQFVGFRNFAEQFASEDFRLSLFNTLWYTVLVVPSGILLAILVAVALNKVRGKVIYRLFYYMPVVTGSIAVSMVWLWLLNSEFGVINVYLKQWFGIEGPNWLTDRAMVIPSIALLSVWWGLGGNMVLFLAGLQGISASYYEAAQIDGAGKFRQFMHITLPLLSPTTFFATIMTIIGSFQVFDQSFVMTGGGPAKASYTMVYHIYQLAFVEFTFGKSAAAAVLLFILILSLTLVQMYTSKRWVHYGD, via the coding sequence ATGAACAAACGCTTATCGGAAGGGCTGTGGGGATATCTGTTCATCCTCCCGCAGTCCCTCGGTCTCCTGGTGTTCGCCCTGATTCCGCTCGTGTCCGCTTTTACGCTCAGCCTGATGAAATGGGACGGCTTCGGCGCGAAGCAGTTCGTCGGCTTCCGGAATTTCGCGGAGCAGTTCGCCTCGGAGGACTTCCGCCTGTCGCTCTTCAACACGCTCTGGTACACGGTGCTCGTCGTTCCGTCCGGTATCCTGCTGGCCATCCTCGTGGCGGTGGCACTGAACAAGGTACGCGGCAAGGTCATCTACCGGCTCTTCTATTATATGCCTGTCGTCACCGGCTCGATCGCCGTATCGATGGTATGGCTGTGGCTGCTCAACTCGGAATTCGGCGTCATCAACGTCTACCTGAAGCAGTGGTTCGGCATTGAAGGACCGAACTGGCTGACGGACCGCGCCATGGTCATCCCGTCAATCGCCCTGCTCAGCGTCTGGTGGGGCCTTGGCGGCAACATGGTGCTCTTCCTCGCGGGGCTGCAGGGCATCTCGGCAAGCTACTACGAAGCGGCCCAGATCGACGGGGCCGGCAAGTTCCGCCAGTTCATGCACATCACGCTGCCTCTGCTGTCGCCGACGACCTTCTTCGCGACGATCATGACGATCATCGGCTCGTTCCAGGTGTTCGACCAGTCGTTCGTCATGACGGGCGGCGGTCCGGCCAAGGCCAGCTACACGATGGTGTACCATATCTACCAGCTGGCGTTCGTGGAATTCACGTTCGGCAAAAGCGCCGCCGCCGCCGTTCTGCTGTTCATCCTGATCCTGTCGCTGACGCTGGTACAGATGTACACGTCGAAGCGCTGGGTGCATTACGGCGACTGA
- a CDS encoding carbohydrate ABC transporter permease: MEANMEMRTPPKSKTASAGLLRTDRSGGSPLAGLLLHAVLITGAVLMTGPFIWMILSSLKQFHQIFLIPPQWIPDPWEWGNYKRSWEALPFGRAYFNSAYIAVISVIGKLLTCSMAAYAFAKIRFPLREPIFVLFLATMMVPGQVTIIPLYLMMKSIGWIDTHLAILVPEILFSAFGVFMLRQFMKSIPDELAEAAVVDGANRWTIYWRVILPLVRPALAALGIFTFLGLWNNFFGPLIFLNTPEKFTVPLLLNMFRGMYITDWTLMMAGSSIAVVPVLIVYLFGQRYIIEGVTLTGIKG; the protein is encoded by the coding sequence ATGGAAGCCAATATGGAAATGCGTACGCCGCCCAAAAGCAAAACGGCATCCGCCGGACTGCTCCGGACGGACCGCAGCGGGGGAAGCCCGCTGGCCGGTCTCCTGCTGCACGCGGTGCTGATCACCGGAGCCGTGCTCATGACAGGGCCGTTCATCTGGATGATCCTGAGCTCGCTGAAGCAGTTTCACCAGATCTTCCTGATCCCGCCCCAGTGGATCCCGGATCCCTGGGAGTGGGGGAACTACAAGCGCTCCTGGGAGGCGCTGCCGTTCGGGCGCGCTTACTTCAACAGCGCCTACATCGCCGTGATCTCGGTCATCGGCAAGCTGCTCACGTGTTCGATGGCGGCCTATGCCTTCGCCAAGATCCGCTTCCCGCTGCGCGAGCCGATCTTCGTGCTCTTCCTGGCGACGATGATGGTACCGGGCCAGGTGACGATCATCCCGCTCTACCTCATGATGAAGAGCATCGGCTGGATCGACACCCACCTGGCGATCCTCGTGCCGGAGATCCTCTTCAGCGCCTTCGGGGTGTTCATGCTCCGCCAGTTCATGAAGAGCATCCCCGACGAACTGGCCGAAGCGGCGGTCGTCGACGGGGCGAACCGCTGGACGATCTACTGGCGCGTGATCCTGCCGCTAGTGCGGCCGGCGCTGGCGGCTCTCGGGATCTTCACGTTCCTCGGGCTGTGGAACAATTTCTTCGGACCGCTGATCTTCCTCAACACGCCGGAGAAATTCACCGTACCGCTGCTGCTCAACATGTTCCGGGGGATGTACATTACCGACTGGACGCTGATGATGGCCGGCTCGTCGATCGCCGTCGTTCCGGTTCTGATCGTCTATCTCTTCGGTCAGCGGTACATTATTGAAGGCGTCACGCTGACAGGGATCAAAGGGTAA
- a CDS encoding transglutaminase-like domain-containing protein — MNYSCETDAQEAYLEESEWVDYSHPMIRKLSDELYSASGDETAFVQSAFEFVRDHVSHSWDIQSSRITRYASEVLKYREGICYAKSNLLCALARSQGVPAGFCYQRLTLGDTPDTGYVIHALNAVYLRSMGRWIRLDARGNKPGVDARFSLEEERLAFPVRAAYDEWNDPVIYKAPHPKTTRALLGHSDCMAMYLHGLPSEL, encoded by the coding sequence ATGAACTATAGCTGCGAAACGGATGCACAGGAGGCCTATCTCGAAGAGTCGGAGTGGGTGGATTACAGCCACCCGATGATCCGGAAGCTCTCGGACGAACTCTACAGCGCCTCAGGGGATGAAACTGCTTTTGTACAATCCGCATTCGAGTTTGTCCGTGACCATGTCTCCCATTCCTGGGATATTCAGAGCTCCCGGATTACCAGGTACGCGTCGGAGGTTCTGAAGTACCGCGAGGGAATCTGCTACGCCAAGTCGAATCTGCTGTGCGCGCTGGCCAGAAGCCAGGGCGTGCCGGCAGGCTTCTGCTACCAGCGCCTGACCCTTGGAGATACGCCGGATACCGGCTATGTGATCCATGCGCTGAATGCCGTATACCTGCGCAGTATGGGCCGCTGGATCCGGCTGGATGCCCGCGGGAACAAGCCGGGCGTGGATGCTAGGTTCTCGCTCGAGGAGGAGCGGCTGGCCTTCCCGGTACGCGCAGCCTACGATGAGTGGAATGACCCCGTCATTTACAAAGCTCCCCATCCGAAGACGACCCGCGCCCTGCTCGGGCATTCGGACTGCATGGCGATGTACCTTCACGGACTGCCGTCCGAGCTGTAG
- a CDS encoding agarase — MILPFKFPGARFSTGIVVLAAITAAAAMLTSPPGFPGGLPGAGGPAGVPADEKQQPAKSESPAAGPLRVDRFGQVASAKFQEKVAGEEALKKDREADEAYYGSLQAPDWDAYGGLKGSGETYGLKATGYYHVETLQGRKVLVTPLGTLYFSLGVNGITVNDTYTQLKGQEDRFEWLPPYEGEYRSAFLNTKDTFSFYVANRIRKTGQTYTSREFYQESISRIRKWGFNSAGGWSPANYATEFKVPHFPFLPLSEITEAKVDGLKIFDIFAEGAEARIDALFAKTLPQNKNNPYIVGYFLGNESDYHRIINDVPKLKASQAPSKRKLVEVLIAKYGTIDKFNTAWKAGYSSFDRLYEEPLALSSSQAISDMDAFLELYLDTYYGTVERLFRKYDPNHLLLGDRWLTTPSNHPKVRGILAKTAGKHMDVISINHYSPQLDRTMLQDVYDKSGGRPVLLTEFAFGTREQGLSAPLLASSEAERARLYRAYVEEAASLGFVVGTHWFSYLDQPATGRWFEGLQGESYNFGLLNVADRPYKTFLSGVTETHKSIYDMVLGKKAPFRTTEAAVRLK, encoded by the coding sequence GTGATTCTACCATTCAAATTCCCGGGTGCCCGGTTCAGCACAGGCATCGTCGTGCTGGCGGCCATCACCGCGGCGGCGGCCATGCTGACTTCCCCTCCCGGCTTCCCCGGAGGCCTCCCCGGAGCAGGGGGGCCGGCGGGTGTTCCTGCCGACGAGAAGCAGCAGCCGGCGAAGAGCGAATCCCCGGCGGCCGGACCGCTCCGTGTGGACCGCTTCGGCCAGGTGGCTTCCGCCAAGTTCCAGGAGAAGGTGGCCGGCGAAGAGGCGCTGAAGAAGGACCGGGAAGCTGACGAAGCGTATTACGGCAGTCTGCAGGCGCCGGACTGGGATGCCTACGGAGGGCTCAAGGGCAGCGGGGAAACCTACGGGCTCAAAGCCACCGGCTATTACCATGTCGAGACGCTTCAAGGCCGCAAAGTTCTGGTCACCCCGCTCGGCACGCTTTATTTTTCCCTGGGTGTTAACGGCATCACCGTCAACGACACGTACACTCAGCTCAAAGGCCAGGAAGACCGCTTCGAGTGGCTCCCTCCCTATGAAGGGGAATACCGCTCCGCCTTCCTGAATACGAAGGATACGTTCTCCTTCTACGTCGCCAACCGGATCCGCAAGACCGGGCAGACTTATACTTCCCGCGAGTTCTATCAGGAGAGCATCTCCCGCATCCGCAAATGGGGCTTCAACAGCGCCGGCGGCTGGTCTCCGGCGAATTACGCCACGGAATTCAAGGTGCCGCACTTCCCCTTCCTTCCCCTCTCGGAGATCACGGAGGCGAAGGTGGACGGGCTGAAAATCTTCGATATTTTCGCCGAAGGCGCGGAAGCCAGGATCGATGCGCTCTTCGCCAAAACTCTGCCGCAGAATAAGAATAACCCTTATATCGTCGGATATTTCCTTGGCAATGAATCCGACTACCACCGGATCATCAACGATGTGCCGAAGCTGAAGGCCAGCCAGGCGCCGTCCAAGCGCAAGCTGGTGGAGGTGCTTATCGCGAAGTACGGCACGATCGACAAGTTCAACACAGCCTGGAAAGCCGGCTACAGCTCCTTCGACCGTTTGTACGAGGAACCGCTGGCGCTCTCCTCCTCTCAGGCGATCAGCGATATGGACGCCTTCCTGGAGCTGTATCTGGACACATATTACGGCACGGTGGAACGCCTCTTCCGCAAATATGATCCGAATCATCTGCTGCTCGGGGACCGCTGGCTTACCACGCCTTCGAATCATCCGAAAGTCCGCGGCATCCTGGCCAAGACGGCAGGGAAGCACATGGACGTGATCTCCATCAACCACTATTCCCCGCAGCTCGACCGTACGATGCTGCAGGACGTGTACGACAAGTCCGGCGGCCGGCCGGTGCTCCTGACGGAGTTCGCCTTCGGCACGCGGGAGCAGGGGCTGTCCGCCCCTTTGCTGGCAAGCAGCGAGGCCGAGCGCGCCCGTCTGTACCGCGCCTATGTGGAGGAGGCCGCATCGCTGGGCTTCGTGGTCGGCACGCACTGGTTCTCCTACCTGGACCAGCCGGCGACCGGCCGGTGGTTCGAAGGCCTGCAGGGCGAGAGCTACAACTTCGGCCTCCTGAATGTCGCCGACCGGCCTTACAAGACCTTCCTCTCCGGGGTCACCGAGACGCACAAGAGCATTTATGACATGGTCCTCGGCAAAAAAGCCCCCTTCCGGACAACGGAGGCGGCTGTAAGGCTGAAGTAA